The genomic segment GCCTTCAGCTTCGAGGGAGATTTTCTTGATCTTTTCTTCCATGGCTTTCCATGATTGGCGAAGCACCCTATCGGAGAAGTCGTGTGGTTCAATTTTTGTTGAGCTGCATTTCAGATTGCAGGTAGTAGATCAAATGCTGACATACTCCAAAATCTCAACTTTTAAAGAAAGAGTCTCTCTGTATTTACAAAAGTAGCCCAGCCTTCTCCATACCTTGTCCATTTTAAATATGCAAAGAGTTGTGTGGTTGGATTCTAACTACCGTGAGTGGAGGGCACAGTTCTTTGCCatgtttccctccccacagcagtcctttccaactctCAGGAGCTACTTGCCGGGGGGGAATCACAGGACCACATGCATTAATAGCTAAGAGGATCTGGATCTGCATTAGGGAGTAGAAAGGGGGCAAAATTGGGGAGCTCAATCAAAAGGAGGAAGGGTGGTTTTGCTCCTTCCACACCACAGGCCCCTGACCTCCAAAGCTGTTAATCCACGCCAGTCCCATGGCCCTCGGATTTAGGATTGTGTTTTTAGCACAAGGGAGTACTCAAATGCTTGATCTTTCCCCACCAGTCTGGCAATCACATGAATTGTGCTGATTTGTGTTTATTGCCTCCTGAAATCAGTGCTTTGTGAATTTATCCATGCTGTGCACGTATGGAATTTGGTAGCCGGATCAGAATTCagctaccccccctccccaaagcacatTTCTAATCCTTGTGGCTATGACAGGTTTGACAGTGTGTGCGCTATGTGAAATCATCCAAGCCAGAAGTGGGCTGAGAATGACATCCAGCTTTATTAttcatttcaaatatttatatcctgcctttctccaaattAAGGAGCTCcaaggtgcagagtggtaagctgcagtactgcagtccaagctctgttcacgacctgagttcgatcccaacagaagtcagtttcaggtagccagctcaaggttgactcagccttccatccttccgaggtcagtaaattgagtactcagcttgctgggggtaaagagtagatgactggggaaggcgctggcaacccaccccgtaaacatagtctgcctaggaaacgtcaggatgtgacatcaccccctgggtcagtaatgacccggcacttgcgcaggggactacctttacctttctccAAATTAGTTCAAGACCGCTTATAACCGGGCTACCAAGAGCATCTACAGAGCCATACAACCAGTAGTGAAAATTGTCAGGCCATGGTAGTATTCAGTGCCACACATGGTTCTTTGTAATGACCGGCAGAGGCAATTGAAAACTCCCTCACACAAATATTTATAAATTCATACTCTTGATTCAGGTTGTAGATTCACTGCCTTTcctgaaaacaaaataaacaaacctAACCTGAAACTCACAAAAATGCTTATAAAGTGTCTCGTTCCTTTCCCTCAGAATGGAGTCTTGCCGATgacaaaatggcttctgctgccATTACTGTTgccacagcagcagtggctgccatgaaaaccctcatTGGGATCCAGTCCCGTATCTTCACAAGACTGGCCATGCGCCAGAAGTTTCTGAGGCGGGAACGCGACCACTTGGACGAGCTTGAGCAGCTGGTAGAAAACGCGGCCACCACACGCCTCCGGGCCGTTGTTGAATTGAGCATCGACTCTTTGAAAGCCATGATGTGCTCCTGCCTCTTCCAGTCACCAGCCGTCCTCGCCGGCTTGATAGACGAGCTGTACATCATGGAACGTGCTTTCTGGGTGCAGCCGGGCCGCTCTGAGTGGTGGGAGAAGGTCGTCTTGCCCCACTGGGATGACCCACTTTGGCAAGAGAATTTCCGGATGAGCCGGCAAACGTTCATGGAGCTGTGCGAGATGCTGAGGCCGGTCCTTGAGCGGCAGACCACCAACATGCGTGCTCCCATTACTGTCGAGAAGCAGTTGGCCATTGctatctggaagctggcaactccaGACAGCTATAGGTCAGTAGCCGAGTGTTTCGGTGTGGGCCGCTCCACCGTCTCAAGGATAGTCATGGAGGTTTGCCAGGCGCTTTACGACGTTTATCACCACGCGGTCCACCTGACCCGTCCCCACGAGGTGATGAAGGGCTTTGCGGCCAAAGGCTTTCCTCACTGCATTGGGGCCATCGACGCAACCCACATTCCTATCATTGCTCCTGCGCATCGAGCAACGGAGTACATCAACAGCAAAGGCTATTACTCTATGGTCCTGCAGGCCCTGGTGGACCACGATGGCCGATTCACTGATGTGTACGCTGGGCGGTCTGGGAAGGTGCACGATGCGAGGATCTTTCGCGGCTCTCCCATTTTCCGCGCCATGAATCAAGGCACGTTTTGTCCCAATGCCGTTATGGATATGGAGGGTGAGCAAGTGAAACCGGTGATCCTTGGGGACTCTGCTTATCCTCTCCTATCATGGCTAATGACTCCTTACTGCGGCCACTTGGACACCAGCAAGCAACGGTTCAACGACACCCTGAACCGCTGTCGAACAGTGGTTGAATACGCTTTTGAGCGCCTCCGGGGCCGTTGGCGGTGCTTGCTGTCCCGCCTCGACGTGAGGGAGCGCTATGCACCCAGGGTCATCGTGGCCTGCTGCATATTGCATAACATCTGTGAGGCCAAAGGGGAGCCCCTTCAGGATGGGTGGGAAGAGGTGGTGAGATCTGTCTCAAGGTCTTACCAGCAGCCAGAGCGACAGCCGGTGTACGTGTCAAATCCCCATGCTCGGGAGATCAGGGACCTTTTCAGTGCATACTTGCAAAGGAGGGAGCAAGGAAACTAAAATTTGGATCTGTTTTTCCTCCCAAAGGAAACTTCACTGCAGGTGTAAGGAGCAAAATGCCATCTCTTTGGTACAGTTGTTTTTCAAATAAATCTGTTGACATTttttgatgaacacatgaagctgccttatactgaatcagaccctttgtccatcaaagttagtattgtctactcagaccggaagtggctctccagggtctcaggctgaggtctttcacatcacctacttacctagtccctttaactggagatgccagggatggaacctgggaccttctgcatgccaggcagatgctctaccactgagccacggcccctccccaaagtaacCACAGCTCTTTCTGCCTGATTTCAAACCGGGGACCTTTCACGTCTGAGGTGAACGtgataaccactacactacagaaACCAAGCTATTGATTTGTAGCTTTCCTGCTCTGTGCTGTTGTGATTCCATAACCCTGGCCAGTTGGCCTCCATCAAGCTCCCTGAATTTTGAGTGTGTTATCCCTTCGAGATGGAAATGGGATTCTATTGGAGAACCATCCGCTGCATAATGGTGGCCCTGCCTGATTTCATTAATCTGGTCTTGGCATTGGTGCCAGAACTCCTCAGGCTGTTCATCTTGGGGTTGTGCTGTCGAGTACCTCAGGACTTAATGACCATCGTGGGCCAGTCTCAAGTGATGTCAAGCTCAATGTGTATAGCAGGACACATCCTGGCTTTGATGGTGTGGACAAGTGAGGATAGCAGTGATCTgagggtggagaggggggaggtgtcctttcctttttttactcCATTGTCACAGACAGATCACTGTTTGGTTCGATTTAGGTTTAAGAAAGCACAGAGCTCATGCAAGGGGGAGAGAatcaattagaatcatagagttggaagggacctccagaatcatctagtccaatcccttgcacaatgcaggaaattcacaactacctcacacacacacacacacacagtggcccctagtacatgcccaaaagatggcaaaagaaCCCCTCCAGGCTCCCTGGCCATATTGCTTccttgatcccaaagtggcgattgatattaccctgggcatgtaagaaagggacaTGACAGAATGAATGATCTGCCCTTGTGGAAAGGTGGATCCCAAGGGGTCCTAACTGCTTGGATATGTTTTCCATCTGATAGCTAGTGTGAGGTAGTAGTTAGCCTGCTGCACCTGGGAGATCCGGGTTCAAAGCcctcactcttccatggaaaGTTGGTAGGTGACCTTGAcctagtcacacactgtcagcctatccttcctcacaaggttattgtgaggataaaattgaggatgGGAGAAAAATGTTAGTGTTTGAATGAATATATGACCAGTGTCAGCTCAGGTGTCTATCCCTAgcgtcccataaacagacactcTCAGTcaggtgaacctaagcaatgctaatttagtaggagcaaaaagacagatttacagaagtgactgcctctcacgcaggataGGTTTCTAATGGGGCTAAGCAGGTAGGGTACAGTATTAAAGCATTCTGGGCAAGAAAGttaaacaaagtgaaaccatAGTAACAACTAGATAACGATTCTCAGAGAATCAAAGCCATAACACGGACACTGGGtaaacaggatttgcagcatgagaacataaccttgaccagcagccagcacTTGGCCTTGACAGCAAGCCAGCCCCTGGCCTGCAATTACCAACTTCAACTCTAAggaagcaaaggcctgacaaccaGCAAGCGTGCTGCAGATCTAGTGGGTCTTTAGAATTGGGAGATTCATAAGAGATGGATACGATTGCTCCTACCGCCCTCTCAGACGTGAATGAAGTCTTCCAGTGCCCTGGTTCTCAGCACAACTTAACGCTGGGAAACAGTGGGACAATAGTTGGAGCTATCGGGCAGGAAGAATTGATTTGAATCTGACCAGTCACAAGGAAGAGCATCTCTGCAGCCACAATAGCAGCAAATAAAAATGCCTCATTGTGTGTTGCTGACCAGCTAGGGCATCCCTAATTGTATGGGGCTTGTTGCCTCTTCGCCCCAGACAGCGGGTGTTTAAAAACTCAATGCGTTTAGCGCACCAAACATTTCAGAGATAAAAATCACTCCCACTCAATCCAACTTGGACGCTGCATTGTTTACAGGCACTCTGAATGCTCTCAGGGTTTCCGTTGGTCTGGGTTCTGTGGATGTATTTCATTGGGTTCAACCTGAGAATGTGGACACAAAAGTATTAAGGCCTACCACGTGCTTATAGGAACCTTTGCCCCCAGAGTTAATATGATCTGTAAGGGGAGGGATATCTCAGCCAAGGACAAGTATCATCAGTGTGATCTCTGATTAAAGACTCAGTTCCCTCAGCTCTGGAGGAAGCATTGTGAGGGTAGGTAAAGTCATTAGATCCATTCATTGTGAATAATTACAGCGCAGGGCAATAGTGAAGGTGAACATTTGCAGCAAAATAATATAGTAGAAGGTGAAGCAGAGAATGCCTAGAAAGAAGTGAGGGGTGAGAGGAAAACAGGCAGAAAGGACCGTAGCAGGTATATGGGCTAAAATTCCCTAAAAGATGGTGAGTGTAATGTTCAAAATAACTGGGAAGCGATATTCCTTCAGATGCCAAGAGACTTCTATGTTTTGTTAAACCGTAGCACGGAGAAAAGTCCTTGTAtgtttttttcttccaccctccagagagccagcgttttgtagtggttaggagcggtggactctgatctggagaaccgggtttgattccccactcctccacatgagcggcggactctaatctggtgaaccaggttggtttccctgctcctacacaggaagccagcttgggctagtcacagttgtcttagaactctctcagccccacctacctcacagggtgtctgttgtggggaggggaaggtgattgtaagccggtttgattcttccttaactggtagagaaagtcggcatataaaaaccaactcctcttcttcagtaTTTCACCATTATTTGTGTTCCTTTCACAGGAAGAATCCCTCTGGGGGTGGTAGAAATAAGAGGAAAGGTAAAGTTGAGCTGAAGGATTTACAAAAAGGTCCTACGTTATTTTGGGGAGGAGACCGGTGTCAAACCTACCCTATAATGTCCCTGGTATCAAGTGGACAACTGGCCAGGTGGGGAAATAGAGAGTGTGGTCTGTTCCTGTGCCTCTTGGTCTGCAGAAATcaacaggttggatccagactaacagaACAGAACTTCCTCCCTCaaacaccgcccccccccccagaggcagACTATTGATGTCCTTCAAATGCTGCCCTTGGAGGACAAGGGATGCTCAGGAATGGCACAAGGGGCAAATGGAGGGTCTATAGCAGGAAAGGGGAATGGGTGGAAATTACATTTCCCTTTCCGTTAGCAGAAAACGTCTTGATCCAGCTGACTGGGTAGATCTTTTTAAAGGAGAGATATTACCAGTATTCACTTAATAGTCTCTGCTCTATCAACTACAGAGGCTGGCTAAATAATCTGGCAATCCTCATCCCTC from the Euleptes europaea isolate rEulEur1 chromosome 1, rEulEur1.hap1, whole genome shotgun sequence genome contains:
- the LOC130474084 gene encoding uncharacterized protein LOC130474084, with translation MASAAITVATAAVAAMKTLIGIQSRIFTRLAMRQKFLRRERDHLDELEQLVENAATTRLRAVVELSIDSLKAMMCSCLFQSPAVLAGLIDELYIMERAFWVQPGRSEWWEKVVLPHWDDPLWQENFRMSRQTFMELCEMLRPVLERQTTNMRAPITVEKQLAIAIWKLATPDSYRSVAECFGVGRSTVSRIVMEVCQALYDVYHHAVHLTRPHEVMKGFAAKGFPHCIGAIDATHIPIIAPAHRATEYINSKGYYSMVLQALVDHDGRFTDVYAGRSGKVHDARIFRGSPIFRAMNQGTFCPNAVMDMEGEQVKPVILGDSAYPLLSWLMTPYCGHLDTSKQRFNDTLNRCRTVVEYAFERLRGRWRCLLSRLDVRERYAPRVIVACCILHNICEAKGEPLQDGWEEVVRSVSRSYQQPERQPVYVSNPHAREIRDLFSAYLQRREQGN